One genomic window of Campylobacter fetus subsp. fetus includes the following:
- a CDS encoding peptidoglycan D,D-transpeptidase FtsI family protein, producing the protein MSGYQSQSKIYVIFSFIVLGIILFLFVIFYRALLDRKLPKLQSSDFDSALRGSIISKDGFSIASSQKLYKAMVDTRNIDPNKKELFIKLYTLYSGDDPTKIRKILSKKGVVTLSYEIDAKGAAYLKELARKLYKKKVFIAYQDPKTGIVATQGMSIVESGEKRIYMAEDTLTPAIGYIKKIEQDGITKVEGVKGIEKVYDNLLSSTQDAITKGPRDLSNTIILSGDAELSKRIDGYNVVLNTPLKLQKVIEQMATQKLNDLIAKEVVIGVMESKTGKIIALVSTSRYNPSNITINDYQSLNSTASEYAYEVGSVMKPVIFSLLLRENKVNPLEIINTYGGKYKLGQRTITDSHKNDFLSAEDIIVESSNVGMIQLVERLSEIDLYNGLLDFGFSKKTGVDLSYEQVGLLPSINELRNKTYKSTVSYGYGLQATFMQLLNAYNTINNNGVMITPQIASHLEKNGKIYAIKEQDIKTILPIETAKIMKRILIKVVESNKGTARKARIQGLSIGGKTGTAHIATSGGYSDKRYNASFFGFVNDISGNNYTIGVLVREPMKPYPYYYASWSALPIFKNTVELMVENGYLKPAIASPKIDQNEQDNRDILD; encoded by the coding sequence ATGAGCGGATATCAAAGCCAAAGCAAGATCTATGTAATCTTCAGCTTTATAGTTTTAGGAATTATACTATTTTTATTTGTAATATTTTATAGAGCTTTGTTAGATAGAAAGCTGCCAAAGCTACAAAGTAGTGATTTTGATAGCGCTCTTAGGGGCTCAATCATATCAAAAGACGGTTTTAGTATAGCTAGTAGTCAAAAATTATACAAAGCTATGGTGGATACTAGAAACATAGATCCAAACAAAAAAGAGCTTTTTATAAAATTATACACACTCTACAGCGGTGATGATCCAACCAAAATCAGAAAAATACTTAGCAAAAAAGGCGTAGTAACCTTATCGTATGAAATAGACGCAAAAGGTGCAGCGTATCTCAAGGAGCTAGCTAGAAAATTATACAAAAAAAAGGTATTCATAGCATATCAAGATCCAAAAACAGGAATAGTCGCAACTCAAGGTATGAGCATCGTAGAAAGTGGTGAAAAACGTATATATATGGCAGAAGATACTCTTACTCCAGCCATCGGCTACATAAAAAAGATAGAACAAGACGGTATAACCAAAGTAGAAGGAGTAAAAGGTATAGAAAAAGTATATGACAACCTGCTCTCATCTACGCAAGATGCGATTACAAAAGGTCCAAGAGATCTGTCAAACACTATTATACTATCTGGTGACGCAGAACTCTCAAAACGAATTGACGGGTATAATGTGGTTTTAAATACTCCATTGAAACTCCAAAAAGTAATAGAACAGATGGCAACACAAAAGCTAAACGATCTCATAGCAAAAGAGGTTGTTATAGGAGTTATGGAGAGCAAAACAGGAAAAATCATCGCATTAGTTTCCACTTCAAGATATAATCCATCAAATATCACAATAAATGATTACCAATCATTAAATTCAACCGCAAGCGAATACGCTTATGAAGTAGGTTCGGTCATGAAACCAGTCATTTTCTCTTTGTTACTTAGAGAAAATAAAGTAAATCCGCTAGAGATCATAAATACATATGGCGGAAAGTATAAACTCGGCCAAAGAACAATAACAGATAGTCATAAAAATGATTTTTTAAGTGCTGAAGATATAATAGTAGAATCATCAAATGTGGGTATGATACAGCTAGTTGAGAGATTAAGTGAAATAGATCTATATAATGGGCTTTTGGATTTTGGATTTTCTAAAAAAACAGGAGTTGATCTAAGCTATGAACAAGTTGGATTACTTCCATCTATAAACGAACTTAGAAATAAAACATACAAATCTACTGTTAGTTATGGATATGGACTTCAAGCCACATTTATGCAACTTTTAAATGCTTATAACACTATAAATAATAATGGAGTTATGATAACACCGCAAATCGCAAGTCACCTAGAAAAAAACGGTAAAATATATGCTATAAAGGAGCAAGATATCAAAACTATTTTACCTATAGAAACTGCTAAAATTATGAAAAGAATACTTATAAAAGTAGTCGAAAGCAACAAAGGCACAGCTAGAAAAGCGCGTATACAAGGACTTAGTATAGGTGGAAAAACCGGAACCGCTCACATAGCTACAAGTGGAGGCTATAGCGATAAACGATATAATGCAAGCTTTTTTGGATTTGTTAATGATATAAGCGGAAATAACTATACAATAGGCGTATTAGTAAGAGAGCCTATGAAACCATATCCTTACTATTACGCCTCATGGAGCGCTTTACCGATTTTTAAAAACACCGTTGAATTAATGGTAGAAAATGGTTATTTAAAACCGGCTATAGCATCTCCTAAAATAGATCAAAACGAGCAAGATAACAGAGATATATTAGACTAA
- the fliE gene encoding flagellar hook-basal body complex protein FliE, with translation MNISEISNLNQTTEQTKQKDGAGSGFSDMLNKALSDLNDVQEKADKAVADLATGEVKDLHQAAIAIGKAETSMKLMLEVRNKAINAYKEISRTQL, from the coding sequence ATGAATATATCTGAGATTTCAAATTTAAATCAAACAACAGAGCAGACTAAGCAAAAAGATGGTGCTGGTAGCGGCTTTTCAGATATGCTAAATAAAGCTTTAAGCGACTTAAATGATGTTCAAGAAAAAGCAGATAAAGCAGTAGCAGACTTAGCCACAGGAGAGGTAAAAGATCTTCATCAAGCAGCTATAGCTATAGGAAAAGCGGAAACTAGTATGAAATTGATGTTAGAAGTAAGAAATAAAGCTATAAATGCATATAAAGAAATCTCAAGAACACAGTTGTAA
- the flgC gene encoding flagellar basal body rod protein FlgC → MAYLSDFDISGYGLSAQRFRMNVISSNIANANTTRTAEGGPYRRREVIFKAIEFDKELNKSINSKNDFLKNENPLNDPDAPEFPKPALMSVVVDKIVRDDKDFKLKYDPTHPDADAKGYIMLPNINPVIEMADLIEATRAYQANVSAFQSAKSIATSAIELLKG, encoded by the coding sequence ATGGCATATTTAAGTGATTTTGATATAAGCGGATACGGTCTTAGCGCACAACGTTTTAGAATGAATGTTATAAGTTCAAACATTGCAAATGCTAATACGACAAGAACTGCTGAAGGAGGTCCTTATCGTCGCAGAGAAGTTATATTTAAAGCTATAGAATTTGATAAAGAGTTAAACAAATCTATAAATTCAAAAAATGACTTTTTAAAAAATGAAAATCCATTAAATGATCCAGATGCTCCGGAATTTCCAAAACCGGCTCTTATGAGTGTCGTAGTAGATAAAATTGTTCGAGATGATAAGGACTTTAAACTAAAATATGATCCGACTCACCCAGACGCAGACGCAAAAGGTTATATAATGCTGCCAAATATTAATCCCGTTATAGAAATGGCCGATTTAATAGAAGCAACAAGAGCTTATCAAGCAAATGTTTCAGCATTTCAAAGCGCAAAGAGTATAGCAACTAGCGCAATAGAGTTACTAAAAGGATAA
- the flgB gene encoding flagellar basal body rod protein FlgB, translating into MYAGFSTSKSKQLVEAALEGRVLRQKLIASNIANIDTPFYKSKDVDFESALIAKKNEIYNKNSGEPKLELAVTNEKHFPALDFPSNKQATIYLRDGHTARNDANTVDLDVETTELGKNALMVQALDSASKKHGEIFKSVIDASGKL; encoded by the coding sequence ATGTATGCAGGTTTTTCGACAAGCAAATCAAAACAGCTAGTAGAAGCTGCTCTAGAAGGCAGAGTACTTCGCCAAAAGCTTATAGCTAGCAACATAGCAAACATTGACACTCCGTTTTATAAATCTAAAGATGTTGATTTTGAATCAGCGTTGATAGCTAAAAAAAATGAAATTTATAACAAAAACTCAGGAGAGCCAAAACTTGAACTTGCAGTAACAAACGAAAAACATTTTCCGGCTTTAGATTTTCCTAGCAACAAACAAGCAACAATCTATTTAAGAGACGGTCATACAGCAAGAAATGATGCGAATACCGTCGATCTTGATGTTGAAACAACAGAGCTTGGAAAAAATGCTCTAATGGTTCAAGCGCTTGATTCAGCAAGTAAAAAACACGGTGAGATATTTAAAAGCGTAATTGACGCAAGCGGTAAATTATAA
- the aat gene encoding leucyl/phenylalanyl-tRNA--protein transferase gives MKSKFPNPKQAPKDAPLALGGDLSADTLLDAYKNGIFPWFMNGENILWWSPDPRAVFYPDSVKIHKSIKPFLRDYKVKFDTDFKKLITLCKTQREKTEPTWISQDIITAYSNLYDLGWAHSVEVYKNDELIGGLYGIIIGKIFCGESMISIKPNASKVGLIKLCEALRPFDFLIDAQVMNSHLKFMGAKSLARERFLDELKEKISKKSGFNSFKDLNLEN, from the coding sequence ATGAAATCAAAATTTCCAAATCCAAAACAAGCACCCAAAGACGCTCCTTTGGCATTAGGTGGCGATCTTAGCGCAGATACTTTATTAGACGCATATAAAAACGGTATTTTTCCTTGGTTTATGAATGGTGAGAACATACTTTGGTGGTCACCAGATCCTAGGGCTGTATTTTATCCAGATAGTGTAAAAATACATAAGAGTATAAAGCCGTTTTTAAGAGATTATAAGGTTAAATTTGATACCGACTTTAAGAAACTCATAACTCTTTGTAAAACACAAAGAGAGAAAACGGAGCCGACATGGATAAGTCAAGATATCATAACAGCATACTCAAATTTATATGATTTAGGATGGGCGCATAGCGTAGAAGTATATAAAAATGATGAATTAATAGGTGGATTGTATGGAATCATCATAGGTAAAATATTTTGCGGAGAGAGTATGATAAGTATCAAACCAAATGCTTCTAAAGTAGGTCTGATAAAACTTTGTGAAGCATTAAGACCGTTTGACTTTCTTATAGACGCTCAAGTTATGAACTCTCATCTTAAATTTATGGGGGCCAAAAGTTTGGCAAGAGAGAGATTTTTAGATGAATTAAAAGAAAAGATATCAAAAAAATCCGGATTTAATTCATTTAAAGATCTAAATTTAGAAAATTAG
- a CDS encoding RsiV family protein: protein MRLLLLLSVMFGLIFGVNFNGEFIYAANKNYQIYIHDFGINGLVKGCGDDNDDEKIDLNSYIFYVGNKKYYGKKEGREIHFAPIAVVSYNDSNVTVKMLLKKTDIPIIKKMDIDAISYYDENTCYIKSEFRTDKDTNETELSAQKQANFSSLSYIIYLDENITTYQTFVSNFNGVHPTFHIINRVVDANASAFDIRSVYDLNKTELIEKLKNRLLTKFKIDNNITNDDDAKAEFFDFDAIEFNDNFAITKNEISFYYSQCELLPCINDGISVSFDFKELENYKK, encoded by the coding sequence ATGAGACTACTTTTACTTTTGTCTGTTATGTTTGGCTTGATTTTTGGAGTGAATTTTAACGGCGAGTTTATATATGCGGCAAATAAAAATTATCAAATTTATATACATGATTTTGGTATAAACGGTTTGGTAAAAGGGTGCGGAGATGATAATGACGACGAAAAGATAGATCTAAACAGTTACATTTTTTACGTAGGCAACAAAAAATATTACGGTAAAAAAGAAGGTAGAGAGATACATTTTGCACCTATAGCAGTAGTTAGCTATAATGACTCAAACGTAACTGTAAAGATGTTATTGAAAAAAACGGATATTCCTATTATCAAAAAGATGGATATAGATGCGATTAGTTATTATGATGAAAATACGTGCTATATAAAAAGCGAATTTCGAACAGATAAAGATACAAATGAAACAGAGTTAAGTGCACAAAAACAAGCAAATTTTTCATCTCTTAGTTATATTATCTATCTTGATGAAAATATAACGACATATCAAACTTTTGTGTCAAATTTCAACGGAGTCCATCCAACTTTTCATATTATAAATAGAGTTGTTGATGCAAACGCGAGTGCATTTGATATAAGAAGTGTTTATGATCTAAACAAAACTGAACTTATAGAAAAGCTAAAAAATAGACTACTTACTAAATTTAAAATAGACAATAATATCACAAATGACGACGATGCAAAAGCTGAATTTTTTGATTTTGACGCAATAGAATTCAACGATAATTTTGCTATAACAAAAAACGAAATTAGCTTTTATTACTCGCAATGCGAACTTTTACCGTGTATAAATGATGGAATAAGCGTATCTTTTGATTTTAAAGAATTAGAGAACTACAAAAAATGA
- a CDS encoding AAA family ATPase codes for MIQNNLAKSIKQANELAISKSHEYIGVEHILYALTFDTEFLKTLSSLGVSDPVALRNDLVGLIDQFPRLESPKPPVLTYKLSEILSSIKEEEIFDAEDFLEEILEDKSSSAYQVLKFHGLNDEQNDTSQFVSNLNDMVKNSKIDPVIGREEEIQKALEILCRHKKNNPIFVGEAGVGKTAIVQGIVQKIVNGKVPDRLKNSIIFNLDVSSLIAGAKYRGEFEERLKSIISKLKENKNHIIFIDEIHSIMSQNSSNENSLDVANILKPHLANGDIRCIGATTYSEFRNFNKDKALLRRFNKIDVSEPNPDECFLILKGLKSTYEKFHNVTYSDEILKLSIELAKRYLSDKFLPDSAIDIIDETGAKLSIANPNKLNLKDETVWSYAINVDDEFDNLEAIKNEAEKNNSKKRVLKSDILNTVSKMANISNLNENSDNTKILKNLKANLKAKIFGQDSAIDALNDALISSYAGLNEPNKPIGIFLFTGSSGVGKSELANELANSLNVHFERYDMSEYMEKHSVSRLIGAPPGYIGFESGGLLTNMVKKHPYSVILFDEIEKANDEMINIFLQIFDSASLTDNSGNKSDFKNTIIIMTSNLGTKEPNTLGFNKNLSDKTDKAVKGFFSSEFRNRIDKIIRFNDLSKDILEKIVEKEISNLEKMAKKIKINLSKKALNEIINQGFSDEYGARNLKRVIKDSINSSISKELLFGSLKRGGEVYIEFDGEFKFDFKANK; via the coding sequence ATGATACAAAACAACTTAGCAAAATCAATAAAACAAGCAAATGAGCTTGCCATTTCAAAATCTCACGAATATATAGGAGTTGAGCATATACTTTACGCTCTTACTTTTGATACGGAGTTTTTAAAAACTCTTTCGTCTTTAGGAGTTAGCGATCCAGTAGCTCTGAGAAATGATTTAGTAGGACTTATAGACCAGTTTCCAAGACTAGAATCTCCAAAGCCTCCTGTTTTAACATATAAGTTAAGCGAAATTTTAAGCAGCATAAAAGAAGAGGAAATTTTTGACGCCGAGGACTTTTTAGAGGAAATTTTAGAAGATAAAAGCTCAAGCGCATATCAAGTACTTAAATTTCATGGTTTAAATGATGAACAAAACGATACAAGTCAATTCGTTTCGAATTTAAACGATATGGTAAAAAACTCAAAGATAGATCCTGTTATAGGACGCGAAGAGGAGATACAAAAAGCTCTTGAAATACTATGCCGCCACAAAAAAAATAATCCGATTTTCGTAGGAGAAGCAGGAGTAGGTAAAACAGCAATAGTGCAAGGAATAGTTCAAAAAATAGTAAACGGCAAAGTTCCGGACAGACTAAAAAATAGCATTATATTTAATCTCGACGTTAGTTCTTTGATAGCCGGCGCAAAGTATAGAGGAGAGTTTGAAGAGAGATTAAAAAGTATAATTTCCAAACTCAAAGAGAACAAAAATCATATAATATTTATAGATGAAATTCACTCGATAATGTCTCAAAATAGTTCAAATGAAAATAGTCTGGATGTAGCAAATATATTAAAACCGCATCTTGCAAACGGCGATATAAGATGTATAGGAGCTACAACTTATAGCGAGTTTAGAAATTTTAACAAGGATAAAGCCTTACTTAGAAGATTTAATAAAATCGATGTTAGCGAGCCAAATCCAGATGAGTGTTTTTTGATACTAAAAGGGCTTAAGTCTACTTACGAAAAGTTTCACAACGTAACTTATAGCGATGAAATTTTAAAGCTTAGCATAGAGCTTGCAAAAAGGTACTTAAGTGATAAATTTCTACCAGACAGCGCTATAGATATCATAGATGAAACCGGAGCCAAACTAAGCATAGCTAATCCAAATAAATTGAACCTAAAAGATGAAACGGTGTGGAGCTACGCGATTAACGTTGATGATGAATTTGATAACTTAGAAGCCATAAAAAATGAAGCAGAGAAAAATAATTCTAAAAAAAGAGTTTTAAAATCTGACATACTAAATACCGTATCAAAAATGGCAAATATATCAAATTTAAATGAAAATAGCGACAACACTAAAATCTTAAAAAATTTAAAAGCAAATTTAAAAGCAAAAATATTTGGTCAAGATAGCGCTATAGATGCGTTAAACGATGCTCTTATCTCATCTTACGCCGGATTAAACGAACCAAATAAACCAATTGGAATATTTTTATTTACAGGAAGTAGCGGTGTAGGAAAAAGCGAGTTGGCAAATGAGTTGGCAAACTCATTAAATGTCCATTTTGAGAGATACGATATGAGCGAATATATGGAAAAACACAGCGTTTCAAGGCTCATAGGAGCACCTCCTGGATATATAGGATTTGAGAGCGGCGGATTACTAACAAATATGGTAAAAAAACATCCTTACAGCGTTATACTATTTGATGAAATAGAAAAAGCTAATGATGAGATGATAAATATATTCTTACAAATTTTTGATAGTGCAAGTCTCACTGACAATAGTGGAAATAAAAGCGATTTTAAAAATACTATTATTATAATGACATCGAATTTAGGCACAAAAGAGCCAAATACTCTTGGGTTTAACAAAAATTTAAGCGATAAAACAGATAAGGCCGTAAAGGGATTTTTTAGCTCTGAGTTTAGAAATCGTATAGATAAAATAATACGATTTAATGATCTCAGCAAAGATATTTTAGAAAAAATAGTTGAAAAAGAAATTTCAAATTTAGAAAAAATGGCTAAAAAAATAAAAATAAATTTAAGTAAAAAAGCATTAAATGAGATTATAAATCAAGGATTTAGTGACGAATACGGAGCTAGAAATTTAAAGAGAGTTATCAAAGATAGTATAAATAGTTCTATCTCAAAAGAGCTATTATTTGGTAGTTTAAAACGCGGTGGAGAAGTATATATCGAGTTTGATGGAGAGTTTAAATTTGATTTCAAGGCAAACAAATGA
- a CDS encoding ATP-dependent Clp protease adaptor ClpS has translation MQTKKSSITKTKIKDFKPNLFKVMLLNDEVTTMDFVVMILIDIFNKSKNEAIELMLKIHQSGRAICGIYTKEIAQTKQMEVLNLAKANGFPLKCVIEEE, from the coding sequence GTGCAAACTAAAAAAAGCAGTATCACAAAGACTAAAATAAAAGATTTTAAGCCTAACTTGTTTAAAGTAATGCTTTTAAACGATGAAGTTACGACTATGGACTTTGTTGTTATGATACTTATAGATATTTTTAATAAAAGTAAAAATGAAGCTATAGAATTGATGTTAAAAATCCACCAAAGCGGCAGAGCAATATGCGGTATATACACAAAAGAGATAGCACAAACTAAACAGATGGAAGTTTTAAACCTTGCAAAAGCAAACGGTTTTCCACTAAAATGCGTTATAGAAGAAGAGTAA
- a CDS encoding thioredoxin, whose protein sequence is MKKLTLILTFLTLFLVGCSTQKEEETTSFTPYKTGDKIELTSVIGSKTTLVRTQNGFKLKDSDKIVMIDIFGTYCVPCQKEAPHLMDYQLKNSDDFMIIGLIYFENIDDKGIVENFSKKYNAYYFISNSKENPRIVDQILHDIDYKRALQIPFKVVLKNGVYQTLSDTLGDSKTNKFYLGEVSTAVISKDVSRIKSAN, encoded by the coding sequence ATGAAGAAATTAACACTTATACTTACATTTTTAACACTGTTTTTAGTCGGCTGCTCTACTCAAAAAGAGGAAGAAACAACTAGTTTTACTCCATACAAAACAGGAGATAAGATAGAGCTAACTAGCGTAATAGGATCAAAAACGACTCTAGTTAGAACGCAAAACGGATTTAAGTTAAAAGATAGCGATAAAATAGTAATGATAGATATCTTTGGTACTTACTGCGTTCCTTGCCAAAAAGAAGCGCCGCATCTTATGGATTATCAGCTTAAAAACAGCGATGATTTTATGATTATCGGACTTATATATTTTGAAAATATCGATGATAAAGGCATTGTAGAAAACTTCTCTAAAAAATACAATGCGTACTATTTTATATCAAATTCAAAAGAAAACCCTAGAATTGTTGATCAAATTTTACATGATATAGATTATAAAAGAGCGCTTCAAATTCCATTTAAAGTAGTATTAAAAAATGGAGTATATCAGACTTTAAGCGACACTTTAGGAGATAGCAAAACAAATAAATTCTACCTAGGTGAAGTTTCTACTGCAGTTATCAGCAAAGATGTAAGCAGGATAAAAAGTGCAAACTAA
- the smpB gene encoding SsrA-binding protein SmpB, which yields MSKDLARNKKAFHDYAILETFEAGIALKGSEVKALRAGRANLKDSFVRIIRGELFLLNAHISYLDTTNSYFRPDERAPRKLLMHRRQIDKLFGKVSTDGLTMVALSLYLNSKNIVKANIALAKGKNLHDKREALKQKEANIEARSALKKYI from the coding sequence ATGTCCAAAGATCTAGCGAGAAATAAAAAAGCATTCCACGACTACGCCATATTAGAGACGTTTGAAGCAGGGATAGCATTAAAAGGTAGTGAAGTAAAAGCTCTTAGAGCAGGCAGAGCGAATCTTAAAGATAGCTTTGTGCGCATCATAAGAGGAGAACTGTTTTTACTAAATGCTCATATAAGCTATCTAGATACGACAAACTCATACTTCAGACCAGATGAAAGAGCTCCTAGAAAACTGCTTATGCATAGACGCCAGATAGATAAATTATTTGGAAAAGTCAGCACCGATGGACTTACTATGGTTGCTTTATCGCTGTATCTAAACAGCAAAAATATAGTAAAAGCCAACATTGCTCTTGCAAAAGGTAAAAATCTGCACGATAAAAGAGAAGCCTTAAAACAAAAAGAGGCAAATATCGAAGCAAGATCTGCTTTAAAAAAATATATTTAA
- a CDS encoding 4-(cytidine 5'-diphospho)-2-C-methyl-D-erythritol kinase: MRSYAKLNIFLKITGFRGNYHEIRSRFILFKGIFDEIEFVKKTSDEFIQNDKIQNNIIKKARMELEKLGFKNELDEFFKFNQVKLTKNIPIGGGLGGGSGNAAAFLNLANDNLNLNIPKEKLIQISKNIGADVPFFLSGFNSANVSGIGEIVSVFDDDIPKIDIIKSKIFCSTKDVFSRYKKYFSKFDTDLALNLEKLSSKEILNSYKNYELNDLLKPCIKLYPDLKISQNEFLSGSGSTKFRLSI, from the coding sequence ATGAGAAGTTACGCTAAATTAAATATATTTCTAAAAATAACTGGTTTTAGAGGAAATTACCATGAAATTCGATCAAGATTTATACTGTTTAAAGGTATTTTCGATGAGATTGAATTCGTAAAAAAAACCAGCGATGAGTTTATACAAAATGACAAAATACAAAACAATATTATTAAAAAAGCAAGAATGGAGCTAGAAAAACTCGGATTTAAAAACGAGCTTGACGAGTTTTTCAAATTTAATCAGGTAAAACTGACAAAAAACATTCCTATCGGCGGCGGACTTGGAGGCGGAAGCGGAAACGCCGCAGCGTTTTTAAATTTAGCAAATGATAATTTAAATTTAAATATACCAAAAGAAAAGCTAATCCAAATAAGTAAAAATATAGGAGCGGACGTACCATTTTTCTTAAGCGGATTTAACAGTGCAAATGTAAGCGGAATCGGTGAAATAGTGTCTGTATTTGATGATGATATCCCAAAAATAGACATCATAAAAAGTAAAATATTCTGCTCTACTAAAGACGTTTTTAGCAGATACAAAAAGTACTTTTCTAAATTTGATACTGATTTAGCACTAAATTTAGAAAAACTAAGCTCAAAAGAGATATTAAATTCATATAAAAATTATGAGTTAAACGATCTATTAAAGCCATGCATTAAATTATATCCGGATTTAAAAATATCTCAAAACGAATTTCTTAGCGGAAGTGGAAGTACAAAATTTAGGCTATCTATATAG
- the csrA gene encoding carbon storage regulator CsrA — protein sequence MLILTRKDGESIKIEGNIEIKVIQTLKNGVKIGIEAPKNVMILRSELINEIANSNLKASLVNKNSLNELSKKFQK from the coding sequence ATGCTTATACTAACTAGAAAAGACGGCGAAAGTATCAAAATAGAAGGCAACATAGAGATAAAAGTAATCCAAACGCTAAAAAATGGTGTAAAAATCGGTATAGAAGCGCCAAAAAATGTTATGATACTAAGAAGCGAACTTATAAATGAAATAGCAAATTCAAATTTAAAAGCTAGTTTGGTAAATAAAAACTCACTAAACGAACTTAGCAAAAAGTTTCAAAAATGA
- the truB gene encoding tRNA pseudouridine(55) synthase TruB, whose protein sequence is MKDNRLFVANKPSGISSNHFLSRLKRKYGIKKAGFSGTLDPFANGALIIAFGAYTKLFNYLEKTPKTYVATLWLGANSQSLDNENIRSVCKLKPFAMDSIDIVMKDLQGKITYVPPKFSAKKIDGKRAYALARNGEEFEMKSSVMEIFNVKLIHYCHPFLSFEISLSEGAYVRSWANLFAKRLGVDGTLSALRRVSEGRFKFENEKALDPLEFLNLAQNSYLGNEDNIKDGKKLDINEFQIKTDGTYYLIFDNFFSIIKIENGAVSYCLNKVEYAYTN, encoded by the coding sequence ATGAAAGATAATCGTCTTTTTGTAGCAAATAAGCCTTCTGGAATTTCAAGCAACCACTTTTTAAGCAGATTAAAACGCAAATACGGCATAAAAAAAGCAGGATTTTCAGGTACGCTTGATCCTTTTGCAAATGGAGCTCTTATCATAGCTTTTGGAGCTTATACAAAACTGTTTAACTATCTAGAAAAAACTCCAAAAACTTACGTTGCCACTCTTTGGCTAGGAGCAAACTCGCAAAGCTTAGATAATGAAAATATAAGAAGCGTATGTAAATTAAAGCCATTTGCTATGGATAGTATTGATATTGTAATGAAAGATTTACAAGGCAAAATCACCTACGTACCTCCTAAATTTAGTGCTAAAAAAATAGACGGGAAAAGAGCCTACGCCCTTGCTAGAAACGGTGAGGAATTTGAAATGAAAAGTTCTGTTATGGAAATTTTTAACGTAAAACTTATACATTATTGTCACCCGTTTTTAAGTTTTGAAATTTCACTTAGCGAGGGCGCTTATGTTAGATCTTGGGCAAATTTATTTGCTAAAAGACTCGGAGTAGATGGCACTCTAAGCGCATTAAGAAGAGTTAGCGAAGGACGATTTAAATTTGAAAATGAAAAAGCTTTAGATCCGCTTGAGTTTTTAAATTTAGCACAAAATAGTTATCTTGGAAATGAAGATAATATAAAAGACGGCAAGAAACTGGATATAAACGAGTTTCAAATAAAAACAGATGGCACTTATTACTTAATTTTTGATAATTTTTTTAGCATAATAAAGATAGAAAATGGTGCTGTTTCTTACTGTTTAAATAAGGTAGAATATGCTTATACTAACTAG